The following coding sequences are from one Microtus pennsylvanicus isolate mMicPen1 chromosome 1, mMicPen1.hap1, whole genome shotgun sequence window:
- the LOC142858182 gene encoding uncharacterized protein LOC142858182, producing MASSGSQDVVCGSVTFRDVAVVFSQEEWACLDAAQRVLYRDMMLETYRNLLTVVGSSISKPDLITLLEQEREPWMAVTEEADRPSPDLDSDSEAQKISPDNHRINLPKESIKHISKTFDLQGSSFSNGPNCSTFKELQSCQKGNADQTISSREKLPLYSSQTLPHDADKAFECQECGECFGCSSSLVQHQASHAGEKPCDFREEGAKALKPQQLTRPQKSHSAERHFRCEECGESFKHLSMLLQHTRIHSAVKTFECKECGKAFNHHSNLMQHQKSHSGEKPGQCKECEKAHAVLAQLTTQTQDSHTGEKSSQCKQCGKTVSTGSYLVKHQSVHTGEKSSECKVCEKASRLQSYLSEHQKTHTDEKPFKCKLCGSAFRRKYHLTEHQGIHSDVKPYQCKECGKFFRRRSNFTVHQSIHTNMKPFKCKLCGSAFRLQSLLTQHQRIHTDEKPYQCNECGKHFRRRSNFTEHQSIHTGKKPFECKECGKVFRLNTHLIRHQRFHSGERSFECKECGEAFRLLAHLKSHQIIHSSEKLYECKECGKSFKRVSTLVQHRITHIGVKPFQCKECGKAFNRRSNLTQHQKTHSGERPFQCMDCGKSFSVLTQLTRHKSIHTGKKSFKCEQCGSAFRLHYQLTQHQKIHTDVKPYQCKVCGKGFVRGTGLRIHEKTHSDEKPFKCKECGKAFRIQSELTQHQRTHTDMKPYQCKVCGKGFVRGRGLRIHQRIHTGEKPFKCSECGEAFRYDYQFLGHFRMHSGKNPYECKECGKFFTRSEYLKAHQKIHTGEKP from the exons ATGGCCAGCTCTGGGTCTCAGGACGTGGTCTGT GGGTCAGTGACATTTAGGGATGTGGCTGTTGTCTTCTCTCAGGAGGAGTGGGCCTGCCTGGATGCTGCTCAGAGGGTCTTATACAGGGACATGATGTTGGAGACCTACAGAAACCTCCTCACAGTGG tgGGAAGTTCCATTTCCAAACCCGATCTGATCACCTTattggagcaggagagagagccctGGATGGCTGTGACGGAAGAAGCAGACAGGCCCAGCCCAG atttgGACTCAGATTCTGAAGCTCAAAAAATATCTCCAGACAATCATCGTATAAATCTACCCAAAGAGAGCATAAAGCATATAAGTAAAACTTTTGACCTCCAGGGCTCCAGTTTTAGTAATGGCCCCAACTGTAGTACATTCAAGGAACTACAGAGTTGTCAAAAGGGAAATGCTGACCAAACGATTAGTAGCAGGGAAAAACTACCTCTTTACAGCAGCCAGACTCTTCCTCACGACGCCGACAAAGCGTTTGAATGTCAAGAGTGTGGGGAGTGCTTTGGTTGTAGCTCCAGCCTTGTTCAGCATCAGGCTAGTCACGCTGGAGAGAAGCCCTGTGACTTCCGTGAGGAAGGTGCGAAGGCCTTGAAACCCCAACAGCTCACAAGACCTCAGAAGTCCCACAGTGCTGAGAGACATTTCAGATGCGAGGAATGTGGCGAGTCTTTCAAGCATCTCTCCATGCTTCTTCAACATACGCGCATTCATTCTGCTGTGAAAACCTTTGAATGTaaagagtgtgggaaagcctttaaTCACCACTCAAACCTCATGCAACATCAGAAAAGTCACTCTGGCGAGAAACCGGGTCAGTGTAAGGAATGTGAGAAGGCCCACGCTGTTCTAGCACAGCTCACCACTCAGACCCAGGACAGTCATACTGGAGAGAAGTCATCTCAGTGTAAGCAGTGCGGTAAGACAGTCAGTACTGGCTCATACCTTGTGAAACACCAGAGTGTTCACACTGGTGAGAAATCCTCTGAGTGTAAAGTATGTGAGAAGGCTTCTAGGCTTCAGTCGTACCTTTCTGAGCATCAGAAAACTCACACTGATGAGAAGCCTTTCAAGTGTAAGCTGTGTGGGTCAGCCTTCAGACGTAAGTACCACCTTACTGAGCATCAGGGTATCCATAGTGATGTGAAACCCTATCAGTGCAAGGAATGTGGGAAGTTCTTCCGCCGACGGTCAAATTTCACTGTGCATCAGAGTATTCACACTAACATGAAACCCTTCAAGTGTAAACTGTGTGGCTCAGCCTTCAGACTTCAGTCCCTGCTTACTCAGCATCAGAGAATCCATACTGATGAGAAACCCTATCAGTGCAATGAATGTGGGAAACACTTCCGTCGACGTTCAAATTTCACTGAGCATCAGAGTATTCACACCGGAAAGAAACCCTTTGAGTGTAAGGAATGTGGGAAAGTCTTTAGACTTAATACACATCTCATTCGCCACCAGAGATTTCATAGTGGTGAGAGATCTTTTGAATGTAAGGAGTGTGGAGAGGCCTTTCGGCTTCTCGCCCATCTTAAGAGCCATCAAATAATTCATTCAAGTGAAAAACTGTATGAGTGCAAggaatgtgggaagtccttcaagCGTGTCTCCACCCTTGTTCAACATAGGATCACTCATATTGGTGTGAAGCCATTTCAGTGTaaagagtgtgggaaagcctttaaTCGTCGCTCAAACCTCACGCAACATCAGAAGACTCACTCTGGTGAGAGACCCTTTCAGTGCATGGattgtgggaagtccttctctgTTCTGACACAGCTCACTCGGCACAAGAGCATTCATACtggaaagaaatcatttaaatgtGAGCAGTGTGGGTCAGCCTTCAGACTTCATTACCAACTTACTCAGcatcagaaaattcatactgACGTGAAACCTTATCAGTGCAAGGTATGCGGAAAGGGCTTTGTTCGCGGTACAGGCCTTAGAATTCATGAGAAAACCCACAGTGATGAGAAGCCCTTTAAATGTAAGGAATGTGGGAAGGCCTTCCGAATTCAGTCTGAACTTACTCAGCATCAGAGAACTCATACCGACATGAAACCCTATCAGTGCAAGGTATGTGGAAAAGGCTTTGTTCGCGGTAGAGGACTTCGAATTCATCAGAGAATCCACACTGGTGAGAAGCCCTTTAAATGTTCGGAATGTGGGGAAGCCTTTCGATATGACTACCAATTTCTCGGACATTTTAGAATGCATTCTGGCAAGAATCCTTACGAATGTAAAGAATGTGGGAAGTTCTTTACTCGTAGTGAATACCTTAAAGCACATCAGAAAATCCACACTGGTGAAAAACCTTAG
- the Psmc4 gene encoding 26S proteasome regulatory subunit 6B, producing the protein MEEIGILVEKVQDDIPALSVSRPQTGLSFLGPEPEDLEDLYSRYKKLQQELEFLEVQEEYIKDEQKNLKKEFLHAQEEVKRIQSIPLVIGQFLEAVDQNTAIVGSTTGSNYYVRILSTIDRELLKPNASVALHKHSNALVDVLPPEADSSIMMLTSDQKPDVMYADIGGMDIQKQEVREAVELPLTHFELYKQIGIDPPRGVLMYGPPGCGKTMLAKAVAHHTTAAFIRVVGSEFVQKYLGEGPRMVRDVFRLAKENAPAIIFIDEIDAIATKRFDAQTGADREVQRILLELLNQMDGFDQNVNVKVIMATNRADTLDPALLRPGRLDRKIEFPLPDRRQKRLIFSTITSKMNLSEEVDLEDYVARPDKISGADINSICQESGMLAVRENRYIVLAKDFEKAYKTVIKKDEQEHEFYK; encoded by the exons ATGGAGGAGATAGGCATTTTGGTGGAGAAGGTTCAG gATGACATCCCAGCACTGTCTGTGTCTCGGCCCCAGACTGGCCTGTCCTTTCTGGGGCctgagcctgaggacctggagGACCTATACAGCCGCTACAAG aagctgcagcaggagctggagttcCTGGAAGTCCAGGAGGAGTACATCAAAGACGAGCAGAAGAATCTGAAGAAAGAATTCCTACATGCCCAGGAGGAAGTAAAGCGAATCCAGAGCATCCCATTGGTCATTGGCCAGTTTCTGGAGGCTGTGGATCAGAACACAGCCATTGTGGGCTCGACCACAG GTTCTAACTATTATGTGCGCATCCTAAGTACCATTGACCGGGAGCTGCTCAAGCCCAATGCCTCCGTGGCCTTGCACAAACACAGCAATGCGCTGGTGGACGTGCTGCCTCCCGAGGCCGACAGCAGCATCATGATGCTCACCTCAGACCAGAAGCCAGATGTGATGTACGCGGATATCGGAGGCATGGACATCCAGAAGCAGGAGGTGCGGGAGGCCGTGGAGCTCCCGCTCACACACTTCGAGCTCTACAAGCAG ATCGGCATCGACCCTCCCCGGGGAGTCCTCATGTACGGCCCACCTGGCTGTGGGAAGACAATGTTGGCAAAGGCTGTGGCACATCACACGACAG CTGCATTTATCCGTGTGGTGGGCTCAGAGTTTGTACAGAAGTACCTAGGTGAGGGCCCCCGGATGGTCCGGGATGTGTTCCGCCTGGCCAAGGAGAATGCACCTGCCATCATCTTCATCGATGAGATCGATGCCATTGCTACCAAGAGATTTGATGCCCAGACAGGAG CTGACAGGGAGGTTCAGAGGATCCTGCTGGAGCTGCTGAATCAAATGGATGGATTTGACCAAAACGTCAACGTGAAG GTAATCATGGCCACAAACAGAGCAGACACCTTAGATCCAGCTCTACTGCGGCCAGGACGCTTGGACCGCAAAATTGAATTCCCACTCCCTGACCGTCGCCAGAAGAGGTTGATTTTCTCCACTATCACCAGTAAGATGAACCTCTCTGAGGAGGTAGACCTGGAAGACT ATGTGGCCCGGCCAGATAAGATTTCAGGAGCCGACATCAACTCAATCTGTCAGGAG AGTGGAATGTTGGCTGTCCGTGAGAACCGCTACATTGTCCTGGCCAAGGACTTCGAGAAAGCCTACAAGACTGTGATCAAGAAAGATGAGCAGGAACATGAATTTTACAAGTGA